One segment of Eschrichtius robustus isolate mEscRob2 chromosome 3, mEscRob2.pri, whole genome shotgun sequence DNA contains the following:
- the FABP3 gene encoding fatty acid-binding protein, heart: MVDAFVGTWKLADSKNFDDYMRSIGVGFANRQVANMTKPTTIIEVNGDTITIKTQSTFKNTEISFKLGVEFDETTADDRKVKSVVTLDGGKLVHTQKWNGQETTLVREVVAGKLILTLTHCSAVCTRTYEKGA; the protein is encoded by the exons ATGGTGGACGCCTTCGTGGGCACCTGGAAGTTAGCGGACAGCAAGAATTTCGATGACTACATGAGGTCAATCG GTGTGGGTTTTGCTAACAGGCAGGTGGCCAACATGACCAAGCCTACCACAATCATCGAAGTGAACGGGGACACAATCACCATAAAAACACAAAGCACCTTTAAGAACACGGAGATCAGCTTCAAGCTAGGAGTGGAGTTCGATGAGACAACAGCAGATGACAGGAAGGTCAAG TCCGTTGTGACGCTGGATGGAGGCAAACTCGTCCACACGCAGAAGTGGAACGGACAAGAGACAACACTTGTGCGGGAAGTAGTTGCTGGGAAACTCATCCTG ACACTCACCCACTGCAGTGCAGTTTGCACTCGCACTTATGAGAAAGGGGCATGA